A single window of Uloborus diversus isolate 005 chromosome 5, Udiv.v.3.1, whole genome shotgun sequence DNA harbors:
- the LOC129222926 gene encoding tigger transposable element-derived protein 4-like: protein MTEKANEIAKGLGINDFSGSAGWLDRFRKRYGIKYRQISGEAEAVDDDSIAPWIENLLPNLLKDYAPEDVYNADEFGLFFKLMPDKSLVLKDEKCHGGKLSKDRLTVLACSNWTGSDKLKLMVIGKSKSPRCFKNVRTFPCNYKAQNRAWMTGCLFTEWVQQLDRKFGKGKRKVLLFVDNCPAHPKGIPLKNIKLEYFPPNSTSKLQPLDQGVIKVLKQKYRKKLVQRYLREIESGEDSSCKINVLDAIHYDSAAWDEIAPDVIRNCFRKAHFESKSNENDLNVADFLDIEFEEQYPGYCSVDDDLPITETLEIQDMIDMAKDGEFEVDNEEEEEDEPPQLPSFISACDSMVANELNMSSTAVFRITQD from the exons ATGACGGAAAAAGCCAACGAAATAGCCAAAGGCTTGGGCATAAATGATTTCTCTGGATCAGCTGGTTGGCTGGATCGATTTCGAAAAAGATATGGCATTAAATATCGTCAAATTAGTGGTGAAGCCGAAGCCGTAGACGACGACAGCATTGCTCCCTGGATAGAAAATCTCCTCCCTAATCTACTAAAAGACTATGCACCTGAGGACGTATATAACGCTGATGAatttggattattttttaaattaatgccagACAAATCCTtagttttaaaagatgaaaagtgCCACGGAGGTAAGCTAAGTAAAGACAGACTGACTGTATTAGCATGTTCTAATTGGACTGGATCTGACAAGTTGAAGCTGATGGTGATTGGAAAATCTAAGtcaccacggtgttttaaaaatgTGCGAACTTTCCCGTGCAACTACAAAGCACAGAATAGAGCCTGGATGACTGGGTGTTTGTTTACTGAATGGGTGCAACAGTTGGACCGAAAATTCGGTAAAGGAAAGAGGAAAGTCCTTCTGTTTGTGGACAACTGTCCCGCTCATCCCAAAGGAATCCCCCTCAAAAACATCAAGCTCGAGTATTTCCCCCCCAACTCTACCAGCAAGCTTCAGCCATTAGATCAAGGAGTCATTAAAGTTTTGAAGCAGAAATACCGTAAAAAGCTGGTACAGCGTTACTTACGTGAAATTGAATCAGGAGAGGACTCTTCCTGTAAAATAAATGTGTTGGATGCTATCCATTATGATTCGGCTGCGTGGGATGAGATCGCGCCAGATGTGATAAGAAATTGCTTTCGAAAAGCGCATTTTGAGAGCAAATCTAATGAAAATGACCTGAATGTTGCGGATTTTCTGGACATCGAATTTGAGGAACAGTATCCTGGATATTGTTCAGTTGATGATGATTTGCCTATCACGGAAACTCTAGAAATTCAGGATATGATTGACATGGCAAAAG ATGGAGAATTCGAGGTTGATAATGAGGAAGAGGAAGAAGATGAACCTCCCCAACTTCCCTCTTTTATTAGCGCCTGCGATTCC